A window of the Glaciimonas sp. CA11.2 genome harbors these coding sequences:
- the phnH gene encoding phosphonate C-P lyase system protein PhnH has translation MSAVFEATLLPAWNDPVHDAQSTFRAVLKALSEPGSIQTVVADIPFPAPLFLSTTALCLALADVDTAMWLDVGANSAALNAYLRFHCGCRLVEDGKLATFAVMTDPLQLAGVNALEKFAIGTMEYPDRSTTLFVQVPSLIDGPQRSLFGPGIAHQRVINVAGLPENFDAIWQKNIDQFPLGIDLIFCHGSQMMGLPRTTNIANWKP, from the coding sequence ATGAGTGCAGTTTTTGAAGCCACACTATTACCGGCGTGGAACGATCCTGTGCACGATGCACAATCCACCTTTCGGGCAGTCCTTAAAGCGTTGTCTGAGCCAGGTTCGATACAAACCGTTGTGGCCGATATTCCATTTCCTGCACCGCTATTTCTTTCGACCACCGCGCTTTGTCTGGCACTTGCAGACGTTGACACTGCGATGTGGCTAGACGTTGGTGCCAACAGCGCCGCGCTTAACGCTTATTTGCGTTTTCATTGTGGTTGCCGGTTGGTGGAAGATGGAAAGTTGGCGACCTTTGCCGTTATGACTGATCCTCTCCAATTGGCCGGTGTAAACGCGTTGGAAAAATTCGCAATCGGCACCATGGAGTATCCAGATCGTTCGACCACGCTATTTGTTCAGGTACCCAGTTTGATTGATGGCCCGCAACGGTCTTTGTTTGGGCCCGGAATCGCACATCAACGCGTTATCAACGTTGCCGGTCTGCCTGAAAATTTTGATGCAATATGGCAAAAAAATATTGATCAGTTTCCCCTTGGTATTGATCTCATATTTTGTCATGGTTCTCAGATGATGGGTCTTCCGCGCACGACCAATATTGCCAACTGGAAGCCGTGA
- the phnE gene encoding phosphonate ABC transporter, permease protein PhnE, which translates to MPLPVPPKQSIARTLFWGVLVAILLASWKGADMRPLELLRDGGNMGVYAASFFPPDFHDWRIYLEEMLVTIQIAVWGTALAIVCAVPCGLLASSNIAPPWVTQPVRRLMDAARAINEMVFAMLFVVAVGLGPFAGVLALFVATTGTLSKLFSEAVEAIDPQPVEGIRATGAHALEEIVFGVLPQVMPLWISYVLYRFEANVRSATVVGMVGAGGIGVILWEVIRSFEYAQTCAVLLMIVVAVTLIDLASSRLRKLFI; encoded by the coding sequence ATGCCGCTGCCAGTGCCGCCAAAGCAGTCTATTGCACGCACCTTATTTTGGGGCGTGCTGGTGGCGATCTTACTGGCGTCCTGGAAGGGTGCGGATATGCGCCCACTGGAGTTGTTGCGAGACGGTGGCAATATGGGCGTGTATGCAGCGAGCTTTTTTCCACCAGATTTCCATGACTGGAGAATCTATCTGGAAGAGATGCTGGTCACCATTCAAATCGCAGTATGGGGCACGGCTCTCGCTATCGTGTGCGCTGTTCCGTGTGGCTTGCTGGCATCGTCGAATATTGCACCGCCATGGGTCACGCAGCCTGTGCGCCGTTTGATGGACGCGGCACGGGCGATTAACGAAATGGTGTTCGCCATGTTGTTTGTGGTCGCGGTTGGACTAGGGCCATTTGCGGGCGTGCTGGCATTATTTGTCGCCACGACCGGAACGTTATCAAAATTGTTTTCAGAAGCGGTTGAAGCCATTGACCCGCAACCAGTTGAAGGCATCCGCGCCACTGGTGCACACGCACTGGAAGAAATCGTGTTCGGTGTATTACCGCAGGTAATGCCGCTGTGGATCTCATACGTACTATATCGTTTCGAAGCGAACGTGCGCTCCGCGACGGTCGTCGGCATGGTCGGCGCGGGCGGTATCGGCGTGATCTTGTGGGAAGTTATTCGTAGTTTTGAATATGCCCAAACTTGTGCTGTTCTATTAATGATCGTAGTGGCTGTGACGTTGATTGATCTGGCCTCTTCGCGCTTACGTAAATTGTTCATTTAG
- the phnC gene encoding phosphonate ABC transporter ATP-binding protein codes for MLEINGLSKTFRGGFKALNQVSLSFKSGEMVALIGASGSGKSTLLRHLSGLMAADVDGGEVHVDGQPVQQNGLINRNIRAVRANIGFVFQQFNLVGRLPVLTNVLTGGLSRMPLWRSCFKLFTAEEKALGMAALARVGISDHAYKRASALSGGQQQRAAIARTIVQKARIVLADEPIASLDPESARRVMQTLADLNREDGTTVIVSLHQVDVALRFCARTVALNKGRVVYDGPSSALTEQMLRDLYGTEAEDILGGSNTLTRPRIDVPTMFDTVRVRVASA; via the coding sequence ATGCTTGAAATTAACGGCTTATCGAAAACATTCCGCGGCGGATTTAAGGCGTTGAATCAGGTCAGCTTGTCTTTTAAGTCCGGAGAAATGGTGGCACTGATCGGTGCGTCAGGCTCAGGTAAGTCAACCTTACTGCGTCATCTGTCGGGTTTGATGGCCGCAGATGTCGACGGTGGTGAAGTCCATGTCGACGGGCAACCCGTGCAGCAGAATGGATTGATAAATCGGAACATTCGTGCGGTGCGCGCAAATATTGGATTTGTTTTTCAGCAATTTAATTTAGTCGGTCGTCTGCCAGTCCTCACTAACGTACTGACCGGCGGCTTATCACGCATGCCATTGTGGCGTAGTTGTTTCAAACTATTTACAGCAGAAGAAAAAGCGTTGGGGATGGCGGCGTTGGCACGGGTCGGTATTTCGGATCATGCGTATAAGCGGGCATCGGCCTTGTCAGGCGGTCAGCAACAACGCGCTGCAATCGCTCGCACGATCGTGCAAAAGGCGCGCATTGTGCTTGCGGACGAGCCGATCGCCTCGCTTGATCCTGAATCTGCACGTCGTGTGATGCAAACATTGGCGGACCTTAATCGTGAGGATGGGACGACCGTCATTGTGTCCCTGCACCAAGTCGATGTTGCACTACGCTTTTGTGCACGTACAGTGGCGCTAAACAAAGGTCGCGTGGTATATGACGGCCCATCCAGCGCGTTGACTGAACAAATGTTGCGCGACTTATATGGTACTGAAGCAGAAGATATTTTAGGCGGATCGAACACCTTAACGCGCCCGAGGATTGATGTCCCGACTATGTTTGATACAGTACGAGTTCGGGTCGCGTCGGCCTGA
- a CDS encoding D-hexose-6-phosphate mutarotase, with protein sequence MPTDLITVVSGDGAEVSVSLHGGHICSWRTADGIERLFLSPLTKWDGHTAIRGGIPVIFPQFGNRGSLQKHGFARTEQWTLVASEVGENGDGLLHLTLSDSTESRLQFPYHFKLDLHITFSGASLDIALLVTNTGQQAFSFTCALHTYLAAEVEQVAINGIGGLRRENSVPDSPLNVDADGILRINSEVDSIFFEAGAPVTLVTNNAMVTMQQNGFADAVVWNPWIEVSKSIPDLQDDAYKHFVCIESAAIEKPLTLAAGAQWDGHQQLTACAPSIMTSSEK encoded by the coding sequence TTGCCAACTGATTTAATTACCGTTGTGTCCGGCGATGGCGCAGAGGTTTCGGTGTCATTGCATGGTGGTCATATCTGTTCCTGGCGTACTGCTGACGGCATCGAACGGCTGTTCTTGAGCCCACTGACAAAGTGGGATGGACACACGGCGATTCGCGGTGGAATACCAGTAATATTTCCCCAGTTTGGGAATCGGGGATCACTGCAAAAGCACGGTTTTGCGCGCACCGAACAGTGGACCTTGGTCGCATCCGAGGTCGGCGAAAATGGCGATGGATTGCTGCATCTCACTTTGTCCGATTCAACCGAATCAAGGCTGCAATTTCCCTATCATTTCAAGCTGGATTTGCATATTACCTTTTCTGGCGCATCGCTTGATATAGCGTTATTGGTGACGAATACGGGCCAACAGGCTTTTAGCTTTACATGCGCGTTGCACACCTATTTAGCGGCAGAAGTTGAGCAAGTGGCGATCAACGGCATAGGTGGTTTACGGCGTGAAAATAGTGTGCCTGATAGTCCCCTGAATGTCGATGCCGATGGCATTTTGCGTATTAATTCAGAAGTGGATAGTATTTTCTTCGAGGCTGGCGCGCCAGTGACGTTGGTCACCAATAATGCGATGGTGACGATGCAGCAAAACGGCTTTGCAGATGCTGTGGTGTGGAATCCATGGATCGAAGTGAGTAAAAGTATTCCCGATCTTCAGGATGATGCATATAAACATTTTGTTTGTATCGAATCGGCCGCCATAGAAAAGCCACTAACCCTCGCCGCCGGTGCGCAATGGGACGGACATCAGCAACTCACAGCCTGCGCGCCATCTATCATGACTTCCTCTGAAAAGTAG
- a CDS encoding GNAT family N-acetyltransferase, with translation MPSSHNFMIRLATVDDAATLVALLAEMDEPSGEQVRLNIDGARDIVAQMASYPNFRVFLIFADGVAVGTFSLLIFCSLAHDGSEQAILDAVVISRQCRGEGIGSVMLEHACKIAADAGCYKIALSSNLKRLDAHRFYETYGFQQHGISFSLPL, from the coding sequence ATGCCTTCTTCCCATAATTTCATGATACGGCTTGCAACGGTTGACGATGCTGCGACACTGGTTGCACTGTTGGCCGAAATGGACGAACCTTCCGGAGAGCAAGTGCGATTGAATATCGATGGCGCGCGTGACATCGTGGCGCAGATGGCGTCTTATCCCAACTTCCGCGTGTTCCTGATCTTTGCTGATGGTGTGGCTGTCGGTACCTTTAGCCTGTTGATCTTTTGCAGTCTTGCGCATGATGGCAGTGAGCAAGCCATACTGGATGCGGTCGTCATTAGTCGTCAATGTCGCGGCGAGGGAATCGGTAGCGTGATGCTGGAACATGCCTGCAAAATAGCGGCTGACGCTGGTTGCTACAAAATCGCGTTATCATCGAATCTTAAACGTTTGGATGCCCATCGCTTTTATGAAACCTATGGTTTTCAGCAACATGGAATTAGTTTTTCGTTGCCGTTATAG
- the phnK gene encoding phosphonate C-P lyase system protein PhnK, with translation MNSQTLSSPLLEAKNLTHRFGTFSACDNIDLQLYPGEVLGIVGESGSGKSTLLNCLAGHLAPSEGRVLFSTRHEGVVDLYQISEARRRLLSRTDWGFVHQSARDGLRANVSAGANVGERLMAIGSRHYGDIRQEALHWLDRVEIDANRIDDLPRHFSGGMQQRLQIARNLVTKPRLIFMDEPTASLDVSVQARLLDLLRQLVSQLHVAAVIVTHDLAVARLLAHRLMVMRQGRVVEQGLTDQVLDDPQHPYTQLLVSSVLQA, from the coding sequence ATGAATAGCCAAACTCTTTCATCGCCGCTTTTAGAAGCCAAGAATTTGACGCACCGTTTCGGTACTTTCTCTGCATGCGATAACATTGATTTGCAGCTGTATCCTGGCGAAGTGCTGGGTATTGTGGGTGAATCTGGCTCTGGAAAAAGCACGCTGCTAAATTGTTTGGCAGGTCATCTGGCGCCGAGTGAAGGACGTGTATTGTTTTCGACCCGCCACGAGGGCGTCGTCGATCTGTATCAAATTAGCGAAGCACGTCGTCGGTTGTTGTCGCGCACCGATTGGGGTTTCGTGCATCAAAGCGCGCGGGATGGCTTGCGTGCCAATGTATCTGCGGGCGCGAATGTCGGCGAGCGTCTGATGGCAATTGGTTCACGGCATTACGGCGATATTCGGCAAGAGGCATTGCATTGGCTGGATCGGGTTGAAATCGATGCCAATCGGATCGATGATTTGCCCCGTCATTTCTCCGGTGGCATGCAGCAACGATTGCAAATTGCCCGCAATCTGGTGACCAAACCGCGGTTGATTTTTATGGACGAGCCGACGGCTAGTCTGGATGTTTCGGTGCAGGCGCGACTGTTGGATCTGTTGCGCCAACTGGTGTCGCAATTACATGTCGCTGCGGTGATTGTCACGCACGATCTGGCAGTTGCCAGATTGCTAGCGCATCGATTGATGGTGATGCGTCAGGGACGCGTTGTGGAACAAGGTTTGACTGATCAGGTCCTCGACGATCCACAGCATCCTTACACGCAGTTGCTGGTCTCATCCGTATTGCAAGCTTAG
- a CDS encoding carbon-phosphorus lyase complex subunit PhnI: MYVAVKGGEKAIEESYLALARTRRGDPALPELTVAQIREQMPLAVARVMTEGSLYDRDLAALAIKQASGDLMEAIFLLRAYRTTLPRLLSTVPLDTAKMVIERRISGTFKDVPGGQILGATYDYTQRLLDFSLAAESTLQVVVETLPPSDSICDGNPENTATMPRVLDFLNAEGLIEQEHIPEGDPAPGDLTRDPLAFPAQRDIRLQNLARADEGFVLSMAYSTQRGYANSHPFAGEIRHGKVNVEVIPEELGFAIDIGDIEITECQMVNQFAGSHTEAARFTRGYGLTFGYNERKVIAMGLMDRTLRCQELGEEANSPGQMAEFVLYHSDNVEASGFLQHLKLPHYVDFQAELNLIRALRRQSADAADAADAATMPNHSASLSEVEDDLSDTEASSFDVQKAA; this comes from the coding sequence ATGTATGTTGCAGTCAAAGGTGGCGAAAAAGCCATCGAAGAATCCTATCTGGCGTTAGCCCGCACTCGCCGTGGAGATCCTGCGCTGCCGGAGCTCACGGTTGCACAAATACGTGAGCAAATGCCGCTGGCCGTCGCACGTGTAATGACCGAAGGATCGTTGTATGACCGTGATCTGGCGGCACTGGCGATCAAACAGGCTAGTGGCGATTTGATGGAAGCCATTTTTCTGTTACGTGCCTATCGCACGACCTTGCCGCGACTACTATCCACGGTTCCGCTGGATACCGCAAAGATGGTGATTGAACGACGTATTTCAGGGACATTTAAAGATGTTCCAGGTGGCCAGATATTAGGCGCGACCTACGACTACACTCAGCGCTTGTTAGACTTTTCACTGGCTGCTGAATCGACTTTGCAGGTTGTAGTCGAGACATTGCCGCCATCAGATAGCATCTGCGATGGCAACCCAGAGAACACGGCTACCATGCCGCGTGTACTGGACTTTTTAAATGCCGAAGGTTTGATTGAGCAAGAACATATTCCTGAAGGCGACCCAGCACCCGGAGACTTAACGCGAGACCCATTAGCGTTTCCGGCGCAGCGCGATATCAGGCTGCAAAATCTGGCGCGTGCGGACGAAGGGTTCGTCCTGTCAATGGCTTACTCTACGCAACGTGGCTATGCCAACAGCCATCCGTTCGCCGGAGAAATACGTCATGGAAAAGTGAACGTGGAAGTGATCCCGGAAGAGCTTGGTTTTGCGATCGATATCGGCGACATTGAAATCACTGAATGCCAGATGGTGAATCAGTTTGCCGGTTCACACACCGAGGCAGCACGATTCACACGAGGTTATGGATTAACGTTCGGCTACAACGAGCGTAAGGTGATTGCAATGGGATTGATGGACAGGACTTTACGCTGTCAGGAACTGGGCGAAGAGGCCAACTCACCGGGGCAAATGGCTGAATTTGTGCTCTACCACTCGGACAATGTTGAAGCCTCGGGATTTTTGCAACATTTGAAATTACCGCACTATGTTGACTTTCAGGCCGAGCTTAATTTGATTCGTGCGTTACGCCGGCAGAGCGCTGATGCAGCCGATGCAGCGGATGCAGCAACGATGCCCAATCACAGCGCGAGTCTCTCGGAAGTTGAAGACGACTTGTCCGATACGGAAGCATCAAGTTTTGATGTGCAGAAAGCAGCATGA
- the phnG gene encoding phosphonate C-P lyase system protein PhnG, with amino-acid sequence MESQTITSAHSARASWMSLLAKAPGPVLIEAVSQYTRQHGLLPSYIWLRRPEIGLAMVRARTGGTGQQFNLGEMSLTRCALRLSSGQMGVSYVAGRDAQHAEWAALFDALMQGDAAGQVEQMVLSPIRQALAAQRALTESRAAVTKVDFMTMVRGENE; translated from the coding sequence ATGGAATCTCAAACAATTACTTCAGCGCACTCAGCCCGTGCGTCCTGGATGTCGTTATTGGCTAAAGCGCCAGGCCCTGTTTTAATTGAAGCGGTAAGTCAATATACGCGACAACACGGCTTGCTTCCTTCCTATATCTGGTTGCGCCGTCCGGAGATTGGATTAGCAATGGTGCGCGCACGCACGGGAGGGACCGGCCAGCAATTCAATTTGGGTGAAATGTCTCTTACGCGTTGCGCATTACGCTTGTCTTCTGGTCAGATGGGCGTTTCTTACGTTGCGGGACGCGACGCGCAACATGCTGAATGGGCGGCGCTATTTGACGCCCTGATGCAAGGCGATGCTGCCGGCCAAGTTGAGCAAATGGTCTTGTCCCCAATCCGGCAGGCGCTGGCCGCACAACGTGCTTTAACCGAATCCCGTGCCGCTGTTACGAAAGTCGATTTTATGACGATGGTCCGTGGAGAGAATGAATGA
- a CDS encoding septal ring lytic transglycosylase RlpA family protein produces the protein MIFRNVISHHLNRFIDLRRIISALVPLLIVAGCSTAPPAPDGRSAPATQAKSSSRSASGAPVMPAAGSGRGGYYKDDGPGDNIPDGLQNVADAVPKIEPYSRTGNKPYVVFGKTYTPLIDEKPFTQRGIGSWYGKKFHKQRTSSGEPYDMYKMTAAHPTLPIPSYARVTNLKNGKQVVVRINDRGPFHSTRIIDLSYTAALRLGYLGTGSGELEVDRLLPADILAMNKTASTTVTEAVEAPTAMAVTAPTVDSIALELTPPQLTVPSQSIDSVVVNKRPTESQGDSNAAAQGYYLQLGAFSWKPNAELERQRLLEKLPGIVSALDDVVVGGIYRLYAGPYASRPAAEEAAALVRQRASVVAIIVLR, from the coding sequence ATGATATTTCGCAACGTTATCTCCCATCACCTCAACCGCTTTATCGACTTACGCCGAATAATAAGCGCGTTAGTGCCGCTGTTGATCGTGGCGGGTTGTAGCACTGCGCCGCCAGCACCGGATGGCCGCTCGGCCCCCGCGACCCAAGCCAAGTCATCCTCACGCAGTGCATCTGGTGCGCCGGTGATGCCCGCCGCTGGCTCCGGTCGCGGCGGCTACTACAAGGATGACGGTCCCGGCGATAATATCCCGGACGGTTTGCAGAACGTCGCCGATGCCGTCCCCAAGATTGAACCGTATTCTCGTACCGGAAATAAGCCTTATGTCGTATTTGGGAAAACTTATACGCCTTTAATTGATGAAAAACCGTTCACCCAGCGCGGCATTGGTAGTTGGTACGGGAAGAAATTTCACAAACAACGCACCTCTTCTGGCGAGCCGTACGATATGTACAAAATGACAGCGGCGCATCCCACGTTGCCGATTCCTTCCTACGCACGCGTGACAAACCTGAAAAACGGTAAACAAGTGGTTGTCCGCATTAATGATCGTGGACCTTTTCACTCTACCCGCATTATTGATTTGTCTTACACGGCAGCGCTGAGATTGGGTTATTTGGGCACTGGTAGCGGCGAACTTGAAGTGGATCGACTGCTGCCTGCGGACATTCTTGCGATGAATAAAACGGCAAGTACAACGGTGACGGAAGCAGTCGAAGCGCCTACAGCAATGGCGGTAACGGCCCCGACCGTGGATAGCATAGCGTTGGAATTAACGCCCCCCCAACTTACGGTACCAAGTCAAAGCATCGATAGCGTGGTTGTCAACAAACGGCCAACCGAGAGCCAAGGCGACAGCAATGCCGCCGCGCAAGGGTATTATTTGCAGCTTGGTGCGTTCTCCTGGAAACCCAATGCCGAACTGGAGCGGCAACGATTGTTGGAGAAGTTACCGGGGATCGTGAGCGCGCTGGATGATGTAGTCGTTGGCGGTATTTATCGCTTATATGCCGGACCGTACGCTAGTCGTCCGGCCGCGGAAGAAGCGGCAGCACTAGTACGGCAACGTGCTTCGGTAGTTGCGATCATCGTATTGAGGTAG
- a CDS encoding alpha-D-ribose 1-methylphosphonate 5-phosphate C-P-lyase PhnJ yields MESIINQPTQSQASTQPEAGYNFAYLDEQTKRMIRRAILKAVAIPGYQVPFGGREMPLPYGWGTGGIQVTAAVIGQSDVLKVIDQGSDDTTNAVNIRRFFRRTTGVATTERTTEATLIQTRHRIPETPLSPGQIMVYQVPIPEPLRWLEPSEQQTRKLHAMADYGLMSVELYEDIARMGKIATAYDYPVVVNNRYMMRPSPIPKFDNPKLHQSPALQLFGAGREKRIYAVPPYTSVKSLDFEDYPFEIESWDQCCSLCAAEDSFLDEIIVDDHGARMYVCSDTDYCQQRVLAEENRLSPTPHPSAIECQS; encoded by the coding sequence ATGGAATCTATTATTAATCAGCCAACGCAATCCCAGGCTTCAACCCAGCCGGAGGCGGGTTACAACTTTGCCTATCTGGATGAGCAAACCAAGCGCATGATTCGCCGCGCCATTTTAAAGGCGGTCGCTATTCCTGGTTATCAGGTGCCGTTCGGTGGACGTGAAATGCCGCTGCCATATGGTTGGGGAACGGGCGGTATTCAAGTCACCGCTGCGGTGATCGGGCAAAGTGATGTGTTAAAGGTGATTGATCAGGGTTCCGACGATACCACCAATGCGGTCAATATCCGCCGCTTTTTTCGTCGCACGACCGGCGTCGCCACGACGGAACGCACGACCGAAGCAACGTTGATTCAAACGCGGCATCGGATACCGGAAACACCGTTATCGCCCGGCCAGATCATGGTCTATCAGGTGCCGATTCCCGAGCCGTTACGTTGGCTGGAACCAAGTGAACAACAGACGCGTAAATTACACGCGATGGCTGATTACGGCCTGATGAGCGTGGAGTTGTACGAAGATATTGCGCGTATGGGTAAAATTGCGACGGCTTATGATTATCCGGTAGTGGTGAATAATCGCTACATGATGCGGCCCTCGCCGATACCCAAATTTGACAATCCAAAATTGCATCAGAGTCCCGCTTTGCAATTATTCGGTGCGGGCCGTGAAAAGCGTATTTACGCTGTTCCTCCTTACACCTCTGTCAAAAGTCTAGACTTTGAAGACTATCCGTTTGAAATTGAAAGCTGGGATCAATGCTGCAGTTTATGCGCCGCTGAAGATAGTTTTCTCGACGAGATTATCGTCGACGATCACGGCGCACGGATGTACGTTTGCAGCGATACCGATTATTGCCAACAGCGTGTGTTAGCGGAAGAAAATAGGCTGTCGCCCACGCCGCATCCATCAGCGATAGAGTGTCAATCATGA
- the phnD gene encoding phosphonate ABC transporter substrate-binding protein, translated as MLKKFISTVAMAVAVFATGVVHAQDAEKSINFGIISTESSKNLKQDWQPVLDEMSKRIGMKVNAFFASDYAGVIEGMRFGKVQLAWFGNKSAMEAVDRAGGEVFAHVVNPDGSAGYYSMVGVSKDSPNKSLEDVLKNAKTLNFGIGDPNSTSGFLVPSYYIFAKNNLDSKTAFKTIRSANHESNILAVANKQVDAAVFASDTLDRITARQPETASKVRIIWKSPLIAADPLVWRKDLPTATKTKIKDFFLNYGKTGPNAAQEKAQLEKLQFSGFNDSSDAQLNPVRQLELFKDKNKIEADTSLNVDEKKAKLDDINRKLTELAKA; from the coding sequence ATGCTTAAGAAATTTATCTCCACTGTTGCCATGGCTGTTGCGGTATTCGCAACGGGTGTCGTACACGCTCAAGATGCAGAAAAGTCGATCAATTTCGGTATTATCTCCACTGAGTCTTCGAAAAATCTTAAGCAGGATTGGCAACCCGTTTTGGATGAAATGAGTAAGAGGATTGGCATGAAAGTGAATGCCTTCTTTGCTTCTGATTACGCTGGTGTGATCGAAGGCATGCGATTCGGCAAAGTTCAATTGGCATGGTTTGGAAATAAATCAGCGATGGAAGCGGTTGATCGCGCCGGTGGTGAGGTGTTTGCGCATGTAGTCAATCCCGATGGCTCTGCAGGTTATTACAGCATGGTCGGCGTATCGAAAGATAGCCCGAATAAAAGCCTCGAAGATGTGTTGAAAAATGCAAAGACCCTCAACTTTGGTATCGGCGATCCAAACTCGACATCTGGTTTCCTGGTGCCGAGTTACTATATTTTTGCTAAAAATAATCTTGATTCGAAGACGGCATTCAAGACTATCCGTAGCGCAAATCATGAGTCCAATATTCTTGCTGTCGCCAATAAGCAAGTCGATGCTGCGGTATTTGCGTCCGACACGTTGGATCGTATTACTGCCCGTCAGCCAGAGACAGCCAGCAAAGTGCGCATCATCTGGAAATCTCCGCTGATTGCCGCTGATCCTTTGGTATGGCGCAAAGATTTGCCGACGGCAACTAAAACCAAAATCAAGGATTTCTTTCTGAACTATGGCAAGACAGGCCCGAATGCCGCGCAGGAAAAAGCGCAATTGGAAAAATTGCAGTTCAGCGGCTTCAACGATTCCAGTGATGCACAGTTGAATCCGGTACGGCAGCTTGAGTTGTTTAAAGATAAAAATAAAATTGAAGCAGATACGAGTTTGAACGTTGATGAAAAGAAAGCCAAGCTGGACGATATCAACCGCAAATTGACCGAATTGGCAAAAGCGTAA
- the phnN gene encoding phosphonate metabolism protein/1,5-bisphosphokinase (PRPP-forming) PhnN, with protein sequence MTNTGRIAASIDSDIVDGSFPARYALYFAPVHNVSWWTAGSHWLGRDAATDISCTQPSIDNVSTAALHQMTTDARRYGFHATLKAPFRLAKGFSEEHLVSMAQSFSDTQISFEVKDVGVHFLGAFLALQTPDPASKELISALAMRCVRYFDLLRAKPTAAELSKRRKVALSARQEALLARWGYQYTEEEYRFHMTLTDALASQNSETVAVIRDAAESCFSTHTNALTTPLMIDGLTIFKESSPGAAMTVWKHFLFLKSAPSHHTNSLDLPAEGRLFFVVGPSGVGKDALLQWVQTQMPDDTRSIFARRSITRPAHVSEAHETMTADEFLQAEKEDCFSMTWQANDTYYGIRRGIEADLKTGRDVIVNGSREYITQLRGLFPQAKVIWIIADPELIRKRIENRQRESGSALACRLLRSAAFTAKEDDDVTYIDNSGPIEIAGRQLADIFSSAR encoded by the coding sequence ATGACAAACACCGGACGCATTGCTGCAAGCATTGATAGTGACATTGTCGATGGCAGCTTTCCTGCCAGATACGCTCTCTATTTCGCACCTGTCCACAACGTCAGTTGGTGGACTGCAGGCAGCCATTGGTTGGGCCGTGATGCCGCAACCGACATATCTTGCACGCAACCGAGCATCGACAATGTATCAACGGCCGCATTACATCAAATGACGACGGATGCGCGTCGTTATGGATTCCATGCGACTTTAAAAGCGCCATTTCGGTTAGCAAAAGGCTTTTCGGAAGAGCATCTTGTGAGCATGGCGCAGTCCTTTTCTGATACGCAAATTTCGTTTGAGGTCAAAGACGTCGGCGTGCATTTTCTTGGCGCTTTTCTGGCATTGCAAACGCCAGATCCCGCTAGCAAGGAATTAATTAGCGCCCTCGCTATGCGCTGCGTGCGCTACTTCGATCTGCTCAGAGCGAAACCGACTGCGGCAGAATTATCCAAGCGTAGGAAAGTTGCATTAAGTGCGCGCCAGGAAGCCTTGCTCGCACGATGGGGATATCAATATACGGAAGAGGAATATCGATTTCACATGACGCTGACCGATGCCTTAGCATCGCAAAATAGCGAGACTGTAGCGGTAATCCGCGACGCCGCAGAGAGCTGTTTTTCCACTCACACCAATGCGCTAACGACGCCATTGATGATCGATGGTTTGACTATTTTCAAGGAGTCTTCACCCGGTGCGGCGATGACGGTTTGGAAGCATTTTCTTTTTTTGAAATCTGCGCCTTCTCATCATACAAATTCACTTGATTTACCCGCGGAGGGCCGCTTATTTTTTGTTGTTGGTCCCTCGGGAGTCGGCAAAGACGCACTGCTGCAATGGGTCCAGACGCAAATGCCGGACGATACCAGGTCGATTTTCGCCAGACGCAGTATCACGCGTCCTGCCCACGTTAGCGAAGCACATGAAACGATGACCGCGGACGAATTTTTGCAAGCGGAAAAAGAAGACTGCTTCAGCATGACCTGGCAAGCTAACGACACATACTATGGAATCCGCAGAGGTATTGAAGCAGACTTGAAAACGGGGCGAGACGTGATCGTCAATGGATCGCGTGAATACATCACCCAATTACGAGGATTATTCCCACAGGCGAAAGTTATCTGGATTATTGCCGATCCTGAACTCATCAGAAAACGTATTGAAAATAGACAGCGTGAATCCGGATCGGCATTAGCGTGCCGTTTGTTACGGAGTGCGGCATTCACTGCTAAAGAAGACGACGATGTCACGTATATCGACAACAGCGGACCGATCGAAATTGCGGGACGCCAACTAGCGGATATTTTTTCTAGTGCACGCTAA